One genomic region from Bradyrhizobium icense encodes:
- a CDS encoding integration host factor subunit beta yields the protein MIKSELVQRIAEHNPHLYQRDVENIVNAILDEIVAALARGDRVELRGFGAFSVKHRPARAGRNPRTGAHVPVDQKSVPFFKTGKEMRERLNRDNGSPEAGA from the coding sequence ATGATCAAATCCGAACTTGTTCAGCGCATCGCCGAGCACAACCCGCACCTCTATCAGCGGGATGTGGAGAACATTGTGAACGCGATCCTCGATGAGATCGTCGCAGCGCTAGCGCGCGGCGACCGTGTCGAGCTGCGTGGCTTCGGCGCCTTTTCGGTCAAGCATCGCCCGGCACGGGCGGGGCGCAATCCGCGCACCGGCGCCCATGTGCCGGTCGACCAGAAGAGCGTCCCGTTCTTCAAGACGGGCAAAGAAATGCGCGAGCGGCTGAACCGCGACAACGGCTCGCCCGAGGCCGGCGCGTAA
- a CDS encoding lipopolysaccharide assembly protein LapA domain-containing protein — translation MRKFFTALVVIPLGLIFVVFAVANRHFVTVSFDPFNSTDPAIAVSMPLFVVIITVAILGVAAGGVATWFRQRHWRRAARHHEADARRARAEAADLRAAAAVSRADQQRLPAPSQYGFYGATGRDKQGATL, via the coding sequence ATGCGAAAGTTCTTCACGGCGCTGGTCGTCATTCCCCTCGGCCTGATCTTCGTCGTCTTTGCGGTCGCCAACCGCCATTTCGTCACGGTGTCGTTCGATCCCTTCAATTCGACCGATCCGGCGATTGCGGTGAGCATGCCGCTGTTCGTCGTGATCATCACGGTGGCCATTCTGGGGGTAGCGGCGGGCGGCGTGGCGACCTGGTTCCGCCAGCGCCACTGGCGCCGGGCGGCGCGCCACCACGAGGCGGATGCCCGCCGGGCCCGGGCGGAAGCGGCCGATTTACGGGCCGCGGCAGCGGTTTCCCGGGCCGATCAGCAACGGCTTCCGGCGCCGTCCCAGTACGGCTTCTACGGGGCCACCGGGCGAGACAAGCAGGGCGCGACGTTGTAG
- a CDS encoding phosphoribosylanthranilate isomerase, translating to MSLLVKICGLSTRETLDTALEAGADMVGFVFFSPSPRHLSLETARELGREVKGRAAKVALTVDADDATLENIVETLRPELLQLHGKETIARVRDIKAKFSLPVMKVIAVETSADLAALPGYASVADRILFDARAPKGATRPGGLGAVFDWHLLEKLDLKLPFMVSGGLSADNVAEAVRVSRAGGVDVSSGVESSPGVKDPELIRNFIRAARATEELMVR from the coding sequence ATGTCCCTGCTCGTCAAAATTTGTGGCCTGTCCACACGCGAGACGCTCGACACAGCGCTCGAGGCAGGTGCCGACATGGTGGGGTTCGTATTCTTCTCCCCGTCGCCGCGTCATCTCAGCCTCGAGACCGCGCGCGAACTCGGCCGGGAGGTCAAGGGCCGCGCCGCCAAGGTGGCATTGACTGTCGATGCCGACGACGCGACGCTTGAAAATATCGTCGAGACCCTGCGGCCGGAACTGCTGCAATTGCACGGCAAGGAAACCATCGCGCGTGTGCGCGACATCAAGGCGAAGTTCTCGCTACCGGTCATGAAGGTGATCGCGGTCGAGACCTCGGCCGATCTCGCCGCGCTGCCCGGCTATGCGAGCGTTGCCGATCGTATCCTGTTCGATGCCCGTGCGCCGAAGGGCGCCACGCGCCCCGGCGGGTTAGGGGCCGTGTTCGATTGGCACCTTCTGGAAAAGCTCGATCTCAAGCTGCCCTTCATGGTCTCGGGCGGGCTCAGCGCCGACAATGTCGCCGAGGCGGTCCGTGTCAGCCGCGCCGGCGGCGTTGATGTGTCCTCCGGCGTCGAAAGTTCGCCCGGCGTCAAGGATCCCGAGCTGATCCGCAATTTCATTCGCGCCGCGCGCGCCACCGAAGAACTGATGGTCCGATGA
- the trpB gene encoding tryptophan synthase subunit beta codes for MNPRLPNSLRTGPDERGHFGNFGGRFVAETLMPLILDLEKAYAAAKADPAFQAEMNGYLKDYVGRPSPLYFAERLTEHLGGARIYLKREELNHTGSHKVNNVLGQIMVARRMGKKRIIAETGAGQHGVATATLCARFGLECVVYMGAVDVARQAPNVFRMEMLGAKVVPVQSGTRTLKDAMNEALRDWVTNVHNTFYCIGTVAGPHPYPMMVRDFQSVIGEETRKQMQEAEGRLPDSLVACIGGGSNAMGLFHPFLDDPSVEIFGVEAAGHGLTQLHAASIAGGRPGVLHGNRTYLLMDDDGQIQDAHSISAGLDYPGIGPEHSWLHETGRVTYLSATDDEALAAFMLLSRLEGIPPALESAHAIAKVTELAPKRPKEHLMVVNLSGRGDKDIPQITEILKGRKQ; via the coding sequence ATGAATCCACGTCTTCCCAATTCCTTACGCACGGGTCCCGACGAGCGCGGGCATTTTGGCAATTTCGGCGGTCGCTTCGTCGCCGAAACGCTCATGCCGCTGATCCTCGACCTGGAAAAAGCCTATGCGGCGGCCAAGGCCGATCCGGCATTCCAGGCTGAGATGAACGGCTATCTCAAGGACTATGTCGGCCGGCCATCACCGCTCTATTTCGCCGAGCGGCTCACCGAACATCTCGGCGGCGCCAGGATTTATCTGAAGCGCGAAGAGCTGAACCATACCGGCTCGCACAAGGTGAACAACGTGCTCGGCCAGATCATGGTCGCGCGCCGCATGGGCAAGAAGCGCATCATCGCCGAGACAGGCGCCGGCCAGCACGGCGTCGCCACCGCGACGCTGTGCGCGCGCTTTGGTCTCGAATGCGTGGTCTATATGGGCGCGGTGGACGTCGCCCGTCAGGCGCCGAACGTGTTCCGCATGGAGATGTTGGGCGCCAAGGTCGTGCCGGTGCAGTCGGGCACGCGCACGCTGAAGGACGCGATGAACGAGGCGCTGCGCGACTGGGTTACCAACGTGCACAACACCTTCTACTGCATCGGCACGGTGGCGGGCCCGCATCCCTATCCGATGATGGTACGCGACTTCCAGTCGGTGATCGGCGAGGAAACGCGCAAGCAGATGCAGGAGGCCGAAGGCCGGTTGCCGGATTCGCTGGTCGCCTGCATCGGCGGCGGCTCCAACGCGATGGGCCTGTTTCATCCCTTCCTGGACGATCCCTCGGTCGAAATTTTTGGCGTCGAAGCGGCGGGCCATGGCCTGACGCAACTGCATGCCGCCTCGATCGCCGGCGGCCGGCCCGGCGTGCTGCACGGCAACCGCACCTATCTCTTGATGGACGATGACGGCCAGATCCAGGACGCGCATTCGATTTCGGCGGGGCTCGACTATCCCGGCATCGGCCCGGAGCATTCCTGGCTGCACGAGACCGGCCGCGTCACCTATCTTTCCGCGACCGACGACGAAGCGCTCGCCGCCTTCATGCTGCTGTCGCGGCTGGAGGGCATTCCCCCCGCGCTGGAATCTGCGCATGCGATCGCCAAGGTCACGGAGCTCGCGCCGAAGCGGCCGAAGGAGCATCTGATGGTGGTCAATCTTTCCGGCCGTGGCGACAAGGACATTCCGCAGATCACGGAGATTCTGAAAGGCAGGAAGCAGTGA
- the trpA gene encoding tryptophan synthase subunit alpha produces MTTRIDARFAELAKEGRSALVTFLMAGDPDPKTSLDIVKALPKAGADIIEIGMPFTDPMADGPSIQAAGLRALKGGMTLKKTLEMVRGFRKEDDTTPLVLMGYYNPIYIYGVDKFLNDARTAGVDGLIIVDLPPEEDDELCIPALKAGLNFIRLATPTTDDKRLPAVLANTSGFVYYVSITGITGAAAADSKVVGDAVARIKRHTKLPVCVGFGIRTPQAARRIAEKANGVVVGTALVDALRDSLDTQGQATTKTVAAVADLVASLAQGVRGAKQAAE; encoded by the coding sequence GTGACCACCCGCATCGACGCACGCTTTGCCGAACTCGCAAAAGAAGGCCGCTCGGCGCTGGTCACCTTCCTGATGGCCGGCGATCCCGATCCGAAGACTTCGCTCGACATCGTCAAGGCGCTGCCCAAGGCGGGCGCCGATATCATCGAAATCGGCATGCCCTTCACCGATCCGATGGCGGACGGTCCGTCGATCCAGGCTGCGGGCCTGCGCGCGCTCAAGGGCGGCATGACCCTTAAGAAGACGCTCGAAATGGTGCGCGGTTTCCGCAAGGAGGACGACACCACGCCGCTGGTGCTGATGGGTTATTACAATCCGATCTATATTTATGGAGTCGACAAGTTCCTTAACGACGCCAGGACCGCCGGCGTCGATGGCCTGATCATCGTCGACCTGCCGCCGGAGGAGGACGATGAGCTCTGCATTCCCGCGCTGAAGGCCGGGCTCAACTTCATTCGCCTGGCGACTCCCACAACTGACGACAAACGCCTGCCCGCCGTGCTCGCGAACACCTCCGGCTTTGTCTACTACGTCTCGATCACCGGCATCACCGGCGCCGCGGCGGCCGATTCGAAGGTGGTCGGCGATGCGGTGGCCCGTATCAAACGCCACACCAAGCTTCCGGTGTGCGTCGGCTTCGGCATACGCACCCCGCAGGCGGCGCGCAGGATTGCCGAGAAGGCCAATGGCGTCGTGGTCGGCACCGCCCTGGTCGATGCCTTGCGCGACAGCCTCGACACCCAGGGGCAGGCGACCACCAAGACGGTGGCTGCCGTGGCCGATCTCGTGGCATCGCTGGCGCAGGGCGTCCGGGGCGCGAAGCAGGCCGCGGAATAA
- the accD gene encoding acetyl-CoA carboxylase, carboxyltransferase subunit beta, whose product MNWLTNVVRPKIRNILRRETPENLWIKCPDSGQLVFYKDVEANQFVIPGSNYHMRMGAVARLKSIFDNETWYDIALPEVTADPLKFRDERKYADRIKDARAKTGLNDAIKVGYGKLEGAGVVIAVQDFDFMGGSLGMAAGEAIVRGLELAVEKKSPFIVFAASGGARMQEGILSLMQMPRTTVGVQMLREAKLPYIVVLTNPTTGGVTASYAMLGDVQIAEPGALIGFAGARVIEQTIREKLPEGFQRAEYLLDHGMIDMVVHRHEMRSTLARLCRLLTRSPPLEAASKPLPQVTDPVQIVSSPEAVPAAPHA is encoded by the coding sequence ATGAATTGGCTCACCAATGTCGTCCGGCCGAAAATCCGCAACATCCTGCGTCGCGAGACGCCGGAGAATTTGTGGATCAAGTGCCCGGATTCCGGGCAGCTTGTGTTCTACAAGGACGTCGAGGCCAACCAGTTCGTCATCCCCGGTTCGAACTACCACATGCGCATGGGCGCGGTGGCGCGGCTGAAGTCGATCTTCGACAACGAGACTTGGTACGACATCGCGTTGCCCGAGGTCACGGCCGATCCTCTGAAGTTTCGCGACGAGCGCAAATACGCGGACCGCATCAAGGACGCGCGCGCCAAGACCGGGCTGAACGACGCCATCAAGGTCGGCTACGGCAAACTCGAGGGCGCCGGCGTCGTCATCGCGGTGCAGGATTTCGATTTCATGGGCGGTTCGCTCGGCATGGCCGCGGGCGAAGCGATCGTGCGCGGGCTCGAGCTTGCGGTTGAAAAGAAGTCGCCGTTCATCGTGTTCGCGGCCTCCGGCGGGGCGCGCATGCAGGAAGGCATCCTGTCGCTGATGCAGATGCCGCGTACTACCGTCGGCGTGCAGATGCTGCGGGAAGCGAAACTGCCCTACATCGTGGTGCTGACCAATCCGACCACCGGCGGCGTCACCGCATCCTACGCCATGCTGGGCGACGTGCAGATCGCCGAGCCCGGCGCCCTGATCGGCTTTGCCGGCGCGCGCGTGATCGAACAGACAATCCGTGAAAAACTGCCGGAAGGTTTCCAGCGCGCCGAATATCTGCTCGACCACGGCATGATCGACATGGTCGTGCATCGCCACGAGATGCGTTCGACGCTGGCGCGGCTGTGCCGTCTCCTGACCAGATCGCCGCCGCTCGAAGCAGCCTCGAAGCCTTTGCCGCAGGTCACGGACCCCGTCCAGATCGTCTCAAGCCCGGAAGCCGTGCCGGCTGCGCCCCACGCGTGA
- a CDS encoding bifunctional folylpolyglutamate synthase/dihydrofolate synthase: MNLPAARPQPLGELIARLSALHPKRIDLSLDRMHRLLARLDHPERLLPPVIHVAGTNGKGSTIAYLRAILEAAGLRVHVFTSPYLVRINECFRLGEKGGGRLADDGELRRVLEHCEQVNAGDPITIFEMETAAAFCLFAEHDADVVLLETGLGGRLDATNVIDRPIAVVITPVSMDHTEFLGNSLTVIAGEKAAIVKRGAPVICAEQAPEAMAVIEAQANRMRAPLHAAGQQWHVGVERGRLVYQDERGLMDLAAPKLFGRHQFDNAGLAIATLRAIEAFRIGMGAFEAGIVGAEWPARMQRLVSGALVDQGPKGCEIWLDGGHNAEGGRVAAAALGDLEERVSRPLVVIAGMMANKDAGAFLANFAGLTRHIVAVSIPGRDNAMPPDRLADAARALGMRVENAASVEAALHALARLAYEVPPRILITGSLYLAGHVLAINGTPPA, translated from the coding sequence GTGAACCTGCCTGCCGCCAGACCCCAGCCGCTCGGTGAGTTGATCGCGCGGCTGTCTGCCTTGCATCCGAAGCGGATCGACCTCAGCCTCGATCGGATGCACCGCCTGCTGGCGCGGCTCGATCATCCCGAACGGCTGCTGCCGCCGGTGATCCATGTCGCCGGCACCAATGGCAAGGGCTCTACCATCGCTTATCTGCGCGCGATACTGGAGGCCGCAGGCCTGCGCGTGCACGTCTTCACATCGCCTTACCTGGTCAGGATCAACGAATGCTTCCGTCTCGGCGAGAAGGGCGGCGGCCGGCTGGCTGATGATGGTGAGTTGCGCCGGGTGCTGGAGCATTGCGAGCAGGTCAACGCGGGCGATCCGATCACGATTTTCGAGATGGAGACCGCGGCGGCGTTTTGCCTGTTCGCAGAGCATGACGCCGATGTCGTGCTGCTGGAAACGGGTCTCGGCGGCAGGTTAGATGCCACCAACGTCATCGATCGCCCGATTGCTGTCGTCATCACGCCGGTCAGCATGGACCACACCGAATTTCTCGGTAACTCGCTGACGGTGATCGCCGGCGAGAAAGCCGCCATCGTCAAGCGCGGCGCGCCGGTGATCTGCGCCGAGCAGGCGCCGGAGGCAATGGCGGTGATCGAGGCGCAGGCCAACCGCATGCGCGCGCCGTTGCACGCGGCCGGGCAGCAATGGCATGTCGGCGTCGAGCGCGGGCGGCTGGTCTATCAGGACGAGCGCGGCCTGATGGATCTTGCGGCGCCAAAGCTGTTCGGGCGGCATCAATTCGATAATGCGGGCCTTGCCATCGCGACGCTGCGCGCGATCGAGGCGTTCCGGATCGGGATGGGCGCATTCGAGGCCGGCATCGTTGGCGCCGAATGGCCGGCGCGCATGCAGCGCCTGGTTTCGGGCGCGCTGGTCGATCAGGGCCCGAAGGGGTGCGAGATCTGGCTCGACGGCGGACACAACGCCGAAGGCGGCCGCGTTGCCGCTGCGGCGCTCGGCGATCTCGAAGAGCGGGTGTCGCGGCCCTTGGTGGTGATCGCGGGCATGATGGCGAACAAGGATGCCGGCGCGTTTCTGGCCAATTTCGCAGGACTGACGCGGCACATCGTGGCGGTGTCGATTCCCGGGCGCGACAATGCGATGCCGCCGGACCGGCTGGCGGATGCGGCGCGCGCGCTCGGCATGCGCGTTGAAAATGCGGCAAGTGTCGAAGCCGCGCTGCACGCGCTGGCGCGTCTCGCTTACGAAGTGCCGCCGCGGATTCTGATTACCGGCTCGCTCTACCTCGCCGGCCACGTGCTCGCCATCAACGGCACGCCGCCGGCCTAG
- a CDS encoding metallophosphoesterase family protein has translation MRFAALADVHGNYLALEAVLADIRAEGIGDIVNLGDMASGPLDARLTMDALMALDAVHVLGNHDRYLIDRPPEKMGSWDRPAHAQLEERHLDWLRAVPKTAVFRDRVFLCHATPEHDEVYWLETVLPDGTVRMSSLDQIEERGRGVTQSLILCAHTHLARAVRLRDGRLIVNPGSVGSPGYRDVYPFPHVVEAGTPDARYAILELADGAWRVTFRHVPYDHEAMAALARQNGQAELANALATGWIR, from the coding sequence ATGCGTTTTGCCGCCCTTGCCGACGTGCACGGAAACTATCTCGCCCTGGAAGCCGTGCTGGCCGACATCCGCGCGGAAGGAATTGGCGATATCGTCAATCTCGGCGACATGGCGAGCGGTCCGCTTGATGCGCGGCTCACCATGGATGCGCTGATGGCGCTCGACGCCGTTCACGTACTCGGCAATCATGACCGCTATCTGATCGACCGGCCACCGGAGAAGATGGGATCATGGGACCGGCCGGCGCACGCGCAGCTCGAAGAGCGCCATCTCGATTGGCTTCGCGCGGTGCCGAAGACGGCCGTGTTTCGCGATCGGGTCTTCCTCTGCCATGCCACCCCTGAGCATGACGAGGTCTACTGGCTGGAAACGGTGTTGCCCGACGGCACCGTGCGAATGTCATCGCTGGATCAAATCGAGGAGCGCGGGCGGGGCGTCACGCAGTCCCTGATCCTATGCGCGCACACCCATCTTGCCCGCGCGGTCAGGCTTCGCGATGGTCGATTGATCGTCAACCCCGGCAGCGTCGGCTCGCCCGGCTATCGCGACGTGTATCCCTTTCCGCATGTCGTCGAAGCCGGCACGCCGGATGCGCGCTATGCTATCCTCGAACTTGCTGATGGCGCCTGGCGCGTCACCTTCCGCCATGTGCCGTATGATCACGAAGCGATGGCCGCGCTGGCGCGACAGAACGGTCAGGCAGAACTCGCGAACGCGCTGGCGACAGGATGGATCAGATAA
- a CDS encoding ATP-dependent DNA ligase, with product MEARSVDVIPRGAEWQYEPKWDGFRCLLSRQGDLVDLRSKSGEDLARYFPELVRAALALKATSFLLDGEIVVPHGKAFSFDDLLQRIHPAASRVKKLSEETPALFIAFDLLATAADKKLAASPLQMRRPALEAFAKAQFKSSPTFRLSPVSTSYTTAQKWLKQAGGGSDGVIAKRVDLPYQAGNRDGMQKIKKFRSADCVVGGFRYATNKIANRRVVGSLLLGLYDDEGRLHHVGFTSAIKQADRPALTYRLERLIAPPGFTGNAPGGLSRWSTERSAKWCPLKPKLVIEICYDHFSGGRFRHGTSILRWRPDKAPRQCTFDQLKQKAADPIKLLK from the coding sequence ATGGAGGCCCGCTCGGTCGATGTCATCCCGCGCGGCGCGGAATGGCAGTACGAGCCGAAATGGGACGGCTTTCGTTGCCTGCTGTCGCGCCAGGGAGATCTGGTCGACCTTCGCTCCAAGTCCGGCGAGGATCTCGCCCGCTATTTTCCCGAACTGGTTCGCGCCGCGCTTGCATTGAAGGCGACCAGCTTCCTGCTCGACGGCGAAATCGTCGTGCCGCATGGCAAGGCGTTTTCGTTCGACGATCTGCTGCAGCGGATACATCCCGCCGCGAGCCGGGTGAAAAAGCTATCGGAAGAGACGCCGGCGCTGTTTATCGCCTTCGACCTGCTGGCGACCGCCGCGGACAAGAAGCTCGCCGCATCGCCTTTGCAGATGCGCCGGCCGGCGCTGGAAGCATTTGCGAAAGCGCAGTTCAAATCCAGTCCGACGTTTCGCTTGTCTCCGGTCAGCACGAGCTACACCACCGCCCAGAAATGGCTCAAGCAAGCCGGCGGCGGTTCAGATGGCGTAATCGCCAAGCGCGTCGACCTGCCGTATCAGGCCGGCAACCGCGACGGCATGCAGAAGATCAAGAAGTTCCGCAGCGCCGATTGCGTCGTCGGCGGCTTCCGTTACGCCACCAATAAAATCGCGAACCGCAGGGTCGTCGGCTCGCTGCTGCTCGGCCTCTATGACGATGAGGGTCGCCTGCATCATGTCGGCTTCACCTCCGCGATCAAGCAGGCGGACAGACCGGCGCTGACATATCGGCTCGAACGGCTGATCGCGCCGCCCGGCTTCACCGGCAATGCGCCGGGCGGGCTGAGCCGGTGGTCGACCGAGCGATCGGCAAAGTGGTGTCCGCTGAAACCAAAGCTCGTGATCGAGATTTGCTACGATCATTTCAGCGGCGGGCGATTCCGCCACGGCACCTCCATCCTGCGCTGGCGGCCTGACAAGGCCCCGCGGCAATGCACCTTCGATCAGCTCAAGCAGAAAGCTGCCGACCCGATCAAGCTGCTGAAGTGA
- the trxA gene encoding thioredoxin, whose product MAVGKVSDADFEAEVLKATGPVVVDFWAEWCGPCRMIAPALDEISGAMGDKVKIVKLNVDESPKTASKYGVMSIPTLMIFKGGEMASRQVGAAPKAKLQQWITAAV is encoded by the coding sequence ATGGCCGTTGGCAAGGTTTCTGACGCCGATTTCGAAGCCGAAGTGCTCAAGGCGACCGGGCCGGTGGTCGTCGATTTCTGGGCCGAATGGTGCGGCCCCTGCCGCATGATCGCGCCTGCGCTCGACGAGATTTCCGGCGCGATGGGCGACAAGGTCAAGATCGTGAAGCTGAACGTCGACGAGAGCCCGAAGACGGCCTCGAAATACGGCGTGATGTCGATTCCGACCCTGATGATCTTCAAGGGCGGCGAGATGGCCTCCCGCCAGGTCGGCGCCGCGCCAAAGGCGAAGCTGCAGCAGTGGATCACCGCGGCGGTCTGA